Part of the Dehalococcoidales bacterium genome is shown below.
GTCATTCTGGAGGAGTCCGTCCTCTCAATAACCCGAAGGACGACGAAGAATCCGGGGTGGGGAAGGAGAACCCATTACCCACCACCCCGAGATCCATTCGCTTCGCTCAGGATGACAACTGGCGCGGCGTCTAGTGTAGTGTCTCGTATATAGCTTTACGTATGATGGATGTTGATGTCATTCCAGCGCAGGCTGGAATCCAGGGTGCAAACACGTATCCCGGATCGAGTCTAACAGGATGATGAAAAAGGGGGAGTCCAGAGGGGCTTCGCCCCTTCTTAGAAGGGTGATGAAAAAGGAGAGTCCAGAGAGGTGAAACCTCTTTAGCAGGGGGCTGGGGGTGTCCCCCAGATATAATATTTTCCCCCTTCCGCAGAAGGCTCCTTCCTGGACAGGAAGGGGGTCAGGGGGTTGGTCGAAAGGGTTTTTCAGCAACCTGTTAGGGGCGCTCCCTCTTCCGAGAGGGGCCGAAGCCCCCTTTGACGCTCCGCTTGTAGTCGCCTTCCCAGACTCTGACCAGAATAGTGCCACACTCCCTTAGGTGCGAATGAACCTTGCCGGAAATTGTCCTTCACACCGTTTTGGGGAGTCCATAGGGGTTTCGCCTCTTCTGAGAGGCGCCCCCTCTTGAGGGGGATTTCAAGGGGGTGTCCCCCTTGATTCGTCTTTCACCCAACAGAACCTTCGCACTGGTGTACGCCCTATCCCGTATGGCCCAGACGGCCCATCTGGGCCGCACGGGGGTTGGTCGAAAGGTTTTTTCATCATCCTGCTATGCTATAATCCAGAGGTATGAAAGTCCTGGGTATTGAAACCTCCTGTGACGAGACCGCCGCCGCCGTGGTCGAGGACGGCACCAGAATCCTCTCCAACCGGATTGCCTCCCAGGTGGAGATTCACGCCCGCTACGGTGGAATCGTCCCCGAGGTCGCCTCACGTCAGCATATCCTGAGTATTGTCCCCATCATCAGGCAGGCAATGGCTGAAGCGGAGGTTACCTGGGATGACATCGATGGCATCGCGGTCACCATCGGCCCGGGACTGGCCGGCTCGCTGCTTACGGGAGTCAATGCCGCCAAGGCTATCAGCCTGGCCCGTGGCCTGCCCCTGACCGGCGTCAACCATCTTGAAGGCCATATATACGCCAACTGGCTGGCGGAAGGCAGTCTCGATTTCCCCCTGGTCTGCCTCATCGTCTCCGGGGGGCATACTGACCTGGTACTGGTGCGGGGCCACCGCGACTACACCCTGCTCGGCCAGACCAGAGACGATGCCGCCGGTGAGGCCTTCGACAAGGCATCGCGTCTCCTCGGCCTCGGTTATCCCGGCGGACCGGCCATCGAGCGGGCAGCAAAGTCAGGCACTGCCACCATCTCATTACCCCGGGCCTGGCTCAAGGGAACCAATGATTTCAGCTTCAGTGGCGTCAAGACCGCCCTGCTACGCCTTGTTGAAAACGGCAGCATATCGTCTCCGGCATCAGCCACGACCAATGCCGCAGCCGTTGCCGCGGCATCAGCCGATGCCGCCGCCAGCTTCCAGGAGGCCGTGGTCGACGTCCTGGTGACGAAAACGGTGGCTGCCGCCAGAGAGCACCGCGTCAGGCAGGTCCTGCTCGCCGGTGGGGTCGCCGCCAACAAACAGCTTCGGCAGACGCTTATCGCAGCCTCGCCGCTCCCGGTCATTGTCCCCGAGCCGATACTGTGCACCGACAACGCCGCCATGATTGCGGCATGCGGCTACTTCCAGCTCCGTGCCGGCAGGACCGACGGCCTCGAC
Proteins encoded:
- the tsaD gene encoding tRNA (adenosine(37)-N6)-threonylcarbamoyltransferase complex transferase subunit TsaD, with translation MKVLGIETSCDETAAAVVEDGTRILSNRIASQVEIHARYGGIVPEVASRQHILSIVPIIRQAMAEAEVTWDDIDGIAVTIGPGLAGSLLTGVNAAKAISLARGLPLTGVNHLEGHIYANWLAEGSLDFPLVCLIVSGGHTDLVLVRGHRDYTLLGQTRDDAAGEAFDKASRLLGLGYPGGPAIERAAKSGTATISLPRAWLKGTNDFSFSGVKTALLRLVENGSISSPASATTNAAAVAAASADAAASFQEAVVDVLVTKTVAAAREHRVRQVLLAGGVAANKQLRQTLIAASPLPVIVPEPILCTDNAAMIAACGYFQLRAGRTDGLDLDIVPNLRLS